From a single Drosophila sulfurigaster albostrigata strain 15112-1811.04 chromosome 3, ASM2355843v2, whole genome shotgun sequence genomic region:
- the LOC133844451 gene encoding protein lin-28 homolog produces MEHTQVDLISNSSAPASPGEECGCVRLGKCKWFNVAKGWGFLTPNDGGQEVFVHQSVIQMAGFRSLGEQEEVEFECQRTARGLEATRVSGRQGENCHGSTYRPRINRKTRRMRCYNCGEFANHIASECAQGPQPKRCHRCRSEDHLHADCPHRNATVTQTERSRSKSITSIEEAVEALTVSTIP; encoded by the exons ATGGAGCATACTCAAGTGGACTTAATCAGCAATTCTTCAGCGCCAG CGAGTCCTGGCGAAGAATGCGGCTGTGTGCGTCtgggcaaatgcaaatggttCAACGTAGCCAAAGGCTGGGGCTTTCTCACGCCCAACGACGGCGGCCAAGAAGTCTTTGTGCATCAG AGTGTTATACAAATGGCTGGCTTTCGCTCGCTGGGCGAACAGGAGGAAGTCGAGTTCGAGTGTCAGCGAACTGCGCGCGGTTTGGAGGCGACTCGTGTCTCGGGGAGACAGGGCGAGAATTGCCATGGCAGCACCTACAGGCCACGAAT CAATCGCAAAACTCGCCGCATGCGGTGCTACAACTGCGGCGAATTCGCCAATCACATTGCCTCGGAGTGCGCGCAAGGACCTCAGCCAAAGCGCTGCCATCGCTGTCGCAGCGAGGACCATTTGCACGCCGACTGCCCGCATCGCAACGCAACTGTG ACACAAACCGAACggagcagaagcaaaagcatcACCAGCATAGAGGAAGCAGTGGAAGCTTTAACTGTGTCCACAATTCCCTAG